AAGGTGTTAGCGATCTGAATAACTTGAGAAAAGCAGAGAATCTTAAAAACTTAAACCTTTCGGGCAATAAAATCCAAGATATAGCCGCTTTAACTGAACTTACGGGACTAGAGAAGTTAAACTTAAACAATAATGAAATAAAAGATATTAAAGCACTACATGAATTGACTAATCTTAAAGAAGTCAACCTTATAGGAAATGAAATCGATGAAATAAACTTTTTAGGAGAATTAAACGATCTCGAAAAACTTTCTGTAGGGGATGATAAGATAAATCCTTGGACATTGGCTGATTTTAACCAATCTCCTGGAGGTGACTATATAGCTTACAGGGTAAAAAACCCATTACCATTAACTGTTGACGTTCAGGTAGTAAACACAAATGAAGACGTAAGCGTTAAACAGGTGTTTGAACCAAATAGTGTTACTGATCAGGGCAAGCTTTATAGTTTTACTGAAGCGTCTTCCTATGAAAACCCATTTGCTCAGCCTGTTCCCAGAGCTTGCTCAAGTGACGTTTATAAAGACCATGAATGGAAAAATTCAGAAGTTTTAAAAGTTGTTGTTCGTGAAGGACTTGATGAGGGTAAGGAACGAGAACACAAGTCGTCTGGAGAGTATAAATTCGATTTTAAAGACAGGGAAATTATTGAGTTTAATAATTAGTTTATTTATAAGAATACTTATGATTCATAAATACTATCTGATATATGTGCCTTAAAAGTAATTGTAGTTCTCTCATTTTGATAGAGAGAGAGCTGCCATTATCTTGAAGATCTTAAGGTGAGAGAGGTGGTACTTTGTCAAGAAAGAAACTGTTTCATTTATTATTGATTACATGCTTATCAGTTTCATTAGTTTTAATGGCCGGATGTACTCCAGAGGAAAAAACAGAAAAGGAGCACGTAAAAAATGAAAATGAAGAGATAAAAGAAGAGCTTAAAGATGAAT
The Natranaerofaba carboxydovora genome window above contains:
- a CDS encoding leucine-rich repeat domain-containing protein, with the protein product MVKILGRKLACLIIVISLTALTVFTVGCAPEYEVEVQADPEDAGEISGEGTYEEGEEVTVEAEPDEGYEFEGWYKDGERVSQDQDYEFEIEESKELVAGFAEIVNISDENLEAAIKEELGVDQVTKENIKELTSLEAEREGVSDLNNLRKAENLKNLNLSGNKIQDIAALTELTGLEKLNLNNNEIKDIKALHELTNLKEVNLIGNEIDEINFLGELNDLEKLSVGDDKINPWTLADFNQSPGGDYIAYRVKNPLPLTVDVQVVNTNEDVSVKQVFEPNSVTDQGKLYSFTEASSYENPFAQPVPRACSSDVYKDHEWKNSEVLKVVVREGLDEGKEREHKSSGEYKFDFKDREIIEFNN